The following are from one region of the Betta splendens chromosome 15, fBetSpl5.4, whole genome shotgun sequence genome:
- the itsn1 gene encoding intersectin-1 isoform X4 has product MAQFPTTFTGPDVFLISVDERAKHDQQFHSLSPTAGGYITGDQARNFFLQSGLPPPILAQIWALSDMNSDGRMDIHEFSIAMKLIKLKLQGHPLPPTLPPSMKQPPLPLGPPSSFGMAPIPAPLTGVPPLPLPPLPVGVSPPLVSSAPPPLPQPIANGAPPTAMMQPISGFSHQAPPVSKSFNRSSTKLQKGTSFDAASQPPPDWAVPQSSRLKYRQLFNSHDKMMSGHLTGPQARTILMQSNLPQSQLATIWSLSDIDQDGKLTAEEFILAMHLIDMAMSGLPLPPVLPPDYLPPTFRRVRSDSVQSDQKSVQEETEEETESSQEKKLPVTFEDKKRENFERGNLELEKRRQALQEQQRKEQERLAALEREEQERKERERLEQERRRQQELEKQLEKQRELERQREEERRKEIERREAAKRELERQRQLEWERQRRQELLTQRNREQESIVLLKARKKTLEFELEALNDKKTQLEGKLKDVRFRLSAQRREVEQTNQTRETRIAEITLLQQQLQDSQQWLGRLIPDKQSLSDQLKQVQQNSLHRDSLSSLQKAVEQKETSRQQLREQLDAVERETRAKLLEIDAFNTQLKELREIHSRQQRQKQKELDGDTHTQSHIQSQLERKSAELQEQRSEDGVAWRDEPGSSAPKAPSPPSVSTPHAWLNRVTQDEEERKRRVMEEEEEGRKGIRSVDDKEDSTRSKKDMQDKLNKLFSQPADPWATAVEKTPGPSLFEQKASASGFDHQQQQHQQQQQQQQPVKVVYYRALYPFDARSHDEISITPGDIIMVDESQTGEPGWLGGELRGRTGWFPANYAERIPESEAPISLRATTSVTPTSAQQPINTPPPAPGHAASSTSSANSNWADFSTTWPSNAASQSDSEGWDAWPTSSTSQNPSLSVPSAQLRQRSAFTPATMTTGSSPSPVLGQGEKVEGLQAQALYPWRAKKDNHLNFNKNEIITVLEQQDMWWLGELQTGQRGWFPKSYVKLISATMTAPVGATARSKNTSESGLSESPPNGKRPSPSPTKPSESGEEYVAMYTYESNEQGDLSFQQGDIVMVTRKEGDWWTGLVGNKTGVFPSNYVKPRDSASESLGPAGKTGSLGKKPEIAQVIAPYTATGAEQLTLAPGQLILIRKKNPGGWWEGELQARGKKRQIGWFPANYVKLLSPSTSKTTPTEPTPPKLAPATTALCQVIGMYDYVAQNDDELAFQKGQVITVLNKDDCDWWKGELNGREGLFPSNYVKLTTDTDPSTQWCADLHLLDMLSPMERKRQGYIHELIVTEENYVNDLQLVTEIFHKPLLECELLTEKEVAMIFVNWKELIMCNIKLLKALRVRKKMSGDRMPVKMIGDILTNQLPHMQPYIRFCSCQLNGATLIQQKTDDNPEIKDFLKRLAMDPRCKGMPLSSFLLKPMQRVTRYPLIIKNILENTPESHPDHSHLKAALEKAEELCSQVNEGVREKENSDRLEWIQAHVQCEGLSEQLVFNSVTNCLGPRKFLHSGKLFKAKSSKELYGFLFNDFLLLTQVTKPLGSSGSDKVFSSKTHLQYRMYKTPIFLNEVLVKLPTDPSGDEPLFHISHIDRVYTLRAESINERTAWVQKIKAASELFIETEKKKREKAYLVRSQRATGIGRLMVNIVEGIELKPCRSHGKSNPYCEVTMGSQCHITKTLQDTLNPKWNSNCQFFIKDLEQDVLCITVFERDQFSPDDFLGRTEIRLAEIKKDQGSKGPITKRLLLHEVPTGEIVVRLDLQLFEEP; this is encoded by the exons GAAGCTCATCAAGCTGAAACTCCAGGGTCACCCTCTGCCCCCCACCCTTCCTCCCAGTATGAAACAGCCCCCGCTGCCTTTAGGCCCACCGTCCAGCTTTG gCATGGCTCCCATCCCAGCTCCTCTGACAGGCGTGCCCCcactcccccttcctcctctccccgtTGGGGTGTCTCCCCCTCTCGTCTCATCTGCCCCACCACCCCTCCCCCAGCCCATCGCTAACGGAGCTCCACCTACAGCTATGATGCAGCCCATCTCAGGCTTCTCCCACCAAG CTCCACCTGTCAGCAAATCATTTAATCGATCCAGTACCAAGTTACAGAAGGGGACGTCGTTTGATGCTGCTAG TCAGCCTCCTCCTGACTGGGCCGTTCCACAGTCATCAAGGCTGAAGTACCGACAGCTTTTTAACTCCCATGACAAGATGATGAGTGGACACCTCACTG GCCCCCAGGCTCGCACCATCCTGATGCAGTCCAATCTTCCTCAGAGCCAGCTGGCAACAATATG gagCCTATCAGATATTGATCAGGATGGAAAGCTAACAGCTGAGGAGTTTATCTTGGCCATGCACCTCATAGACATGGCTATGTCAGGTCTACCCCTCCCCCCTGTGTTACCTCCTGATTACCTCCCACCAACATTCAG GCGTGTGCGAAGTGACAGTGTTCAGTCAGACCAGAAGAGCGTCCAGGAAGAGACggaggaagagacagaaagCAGCCAGGAAAAGAAACTACCAG TGACATTTGAGGATAAGAAGCGGGAGAATTTTGAGCGAGGAAACCTGGAATTGGAGAAAAGGCGTCAGGCtttgcaggagcagcagaggaaggagcaggagaggctggCTGCGTtagagagagaagagcaggagAGAAAG GAGCGTGAGCgtctggagcaggagaggagaagacAACAGGAGCTAGAGAAGCAActagagaaacagagagagctggagaggcagcgagaggaggagcgACGCAAAGAGATAGAAAGGAGAGAG GCTGCAAAGCGTGAGTtagagcggcagcggcagctggAGTGGGAGCGGCAACGTCGCCAGGAGCTTCTCACTCAAAGAAACCGGGAGCAGGAGAGTATCGTGCTGCTGAAAGCCAGGAAGAAGACGCTGGAGTTTGAACTGGAAGCTCTG AATGATAAGAAGACCCAGCTGGAGGGCAAACTGAAGGATGTTCGGTTTCGCCTTTCAGCTCAGCGCAGAGAGGTGGAACAGACCAATCAGACCAGGGAAACACGCATTGCTGAAATCaccctgctccagcagcagctgcag GACTCCCAGCAATGGCTCGGCAGACTCATTCCTGATAAACAGAGTCTCAGCGACCAGCTAAAACAAGTACAACAGAACAGTCTGCACC GCGATAGTCTGTCGTCCCTGCAGAAGGCTGTGGAGCAGAAGGAGacgagcagacagcagctccgagagcagctggatgctgtggagagagagacgagggccAAACTGCTTGAAATAGATGCTTTCAATACCCAGCTGAAG GAACTAAGAGAGATCCACagccggcagcagagacagaaacaaaaagaactagatggagacacgcacacacagtctcaTATACAAAGCCAGCTGGAGAGGAAGtcggctgagctgcaggagcaaaG GTCAGAAGATGGTGTGGCCTGGAGGGATGAACCAGGAAGCTCTGCACCTAAAGCTCCTAGCCCACCCTCCGTGTCCACGCCTCATGCCTGGCTTAACAGAGTTActcaggatgaggaggagaggaagaggagagtgatggaggaagaagaagagggaagaaAAGGGATACGCTCAGTAGACGACAAGGAAGACAGTACAAGAAGCAAAAAGGACATGCAGGACAAACTAAACAAGCTGTTCAGTCAGCCTGCAGACCCCTGGGCTACAGCAG TAGAGAAAACTCCAGGACCCAGCCTGTTTGAGCAGAAGGCGTCGGCCAGCGGCTTcgaccatcagcagcagcagcatcagcagcaacagcagcaacagcaaccgGTCAAGGTGGTTTACTACAGAGCTCTGTATCCATTTGATGCGCGCAGCCATGATGAAATCAGCATCACCCCTGGAGATATAATCAtg GTGGATGAATCCCAAACCGGGGAGCCCGGTTGGCTAGGAGGAGAGCTTAGGGGCAGGACTGGTTGGTTTCCAGCCAATTATGCAGAACGGATACCGGAGAGTGAAGCACCAATCAGCCTGCGAGCTACAACCTCAGTTACTCCGACTTCAGCCCAGCAGCCAATTAATACACCTCCACCCGCCCCTGGGCACGCAGCATCCTCCACGTCATCCGCCAACAGTAACTGGGCCGACTTCAGCACCAC ATGGCCCTCAAATGCAGCCAGCCAGTCGGACAGCGAGGGGTGGGACGCGTGGCCCACTTCCTCAACCAGTCAAAATCCCTCGCTCAGCGTCCCCTCAGCACAGCTACGGCAACGCTCCGCCTTCACGCCTGCAACTATGACCACGGGCTCCTCTCCCTCACCTGTACTGGGCCAA GGGGAGAAGGTGGAAGGCCTCCAGGCTCAGGCCTTGTATCCATGGAGAGCCAAAAAGGATAACCACCTTAACTTCAACAAAAATGAG ATAATAAcggtgctggagcagcaggacatgTGGTGGTTAGGTGAACTACAGACCGGACAGAGAGGCTGGTTCCCCAAAAGTTACGTGAAGCTCATCTCCGCCACCATGACGGCCCCTGTTGGTGCCACAGCACGCAGCAAAAACACTAG TGAGTCTGGACTATCAGAGAGCCCACCTAACGGAAAACGACCCTCCCCTTCTCCAACAAAGCCCAGCGAATCTGGTGAAG AGTACGTGGCCATGTACACCTACGAAAGCAATGAACAAGGGGACCTCAGTTTTCAGCAGGGAGATATCGTCATGGTGACCAGGAAAGAAGGGGACTGGTGGACGGGGCTGGTCGGGAATAAAACTGGAGTTTTCCCGTCGAATTACGTCAAACCACGGGACTCAGCATCAGAG TCACTGGGACCAGCAGGCAAGACAGGAAGCCTGGGAAAGAAGCCAG AGATCGCTCAGGTGATCGCACCCTACACTGCTACAGGCGCAGAGCAGCTGACGTTGGCTCCAGGACAGCTCATCCTCATCAGGAAGAAGAACCCAGGCGGCTGGTGGGAGGGCgagctgcag GCTCGGGGCAAGAAGCGCCAGATCGGTTGGTTTCCAGCCAACTATGTAAAGCTGCTCAGTCCCAGCACCAGTAAGACGACACCCACTGAGCCCACCCCCCCTAAACTGGCTCCAGCCACCACTG CTCTGTGTCAGGTGATTGGCATGTACGACTACGTGGCCCAGAACGATGATGAGTTGGCCTTCCAGAAAGGTCAGGTCATCACGGTGCTCAACAAGGACGACTGTGATTGGTGGAAAGGAGAGCTGAACGGGAGGGAGGGTCTGTTTCCAAGCAACTATGTCAAACTCACCACAGATACGGACCCGAGCACGCAgt GGTGCGCTGACCTGCACCTGCTGGACATGCTGAGCCCCATGGAGCGGAAGAGGCAGGGATACATCCACGAGCTGATCGTCACCGAGGAGAACTACGTCAACGACCTGCAGCTCGTCACAGAG ATCTTCCACAAACCTCTGCTGGAGTGTGAGCTGCTGACGGAGAAAGAAGTAGCCATGATCTTTGTGAACTGGAAGGAGCTCATCATGTGCAACATCAAGCTGCTCAA GGCTCTGAGGGTCAGGAAGAAGATGTCAGGGGACCGCATGCCGGTGAAGATGATCGGCGACATCCTCACCAACCAGCTGCCTCACATGCAGCCCTACATCAG ATTCTGTTCGTGTCAGCTCAACGGCGCCACGCTGATCCAGCAGAAAACCGACGACAACCCTGAAATCAAAGATTTCCTGAAG AGGTTGGCCATGGACCCCAGGTGTAAAGGAATGCCCCTGTCTAGCTTCCTGCTCAAACCCATGCAGAGAGTCACGCGCTACCCGCTCATCATCAAGAAC atTTTAGAAAATACTCCAGAGTCGCATCCAGACCACAGCCACCTGAAGGCCGCTCtggagaaagcagaggagctgtgttcacag GTGAACGAGGGCGTCCGGGAGAAGGAGAACTCTGATCGTCTGGAGTGGATTCAGGCCCATGTCCAGTGTGAGGGTCTGTCGGAG CAACTGGTGTTTAACTCTGTCACCAACTGTCTGGGACCCAGGAAGTTCCTCCACAGCGGGAAGCTGTTCAAAGCCAAAAGCAGCAAAGAGCTCTACGGCTTCCTGTTCAAtgacttcctgctgctgacgcAG GTGACCAAACCTCTGGGCTCATCTGGCTCCGACAAAGTCTTCTCCTCCAAAACACACCTGCAGTACCGCATGTACAAGACG CCAATCTTCTTAAATGAAGTGTTAGTGAAGCTGCCAACGGACCCGTCAGGAGACGAGCCTCTGTTCCACATCTCCCACATAGACAGAGTTTACACACTCAGAGCTGAGAGCATCAATGAACG AACGGCGTGGGTTCAGAAAATTAAGGCTGCTTCAGAACTCTTCATTGAgacggagaagaagaagagagagaaggcTTATCTAG TTCGCTCTCAGAGGGCTACAGGCATCGGCAGACTGATGGTCAACATCGTGGAGGGAATCGAGCTCAAGCCCTGTCGCTCCCATG GGAAGAGTAACCCGTACTGCGAGGTGACCATGGGATCCCAGTGCCATATCACCAAGACGCTGCAG GACACGTTGAATCCTAAGTGGAACTCCAATTGTCAGTTTTTTATAAAGGACCTGGAACAGGACGTCCTCTGTATCACTGTTTTTGAACGTGACCAGTTCTCGCCTGACG ACTTCCTCGGCAGGACTGAGATTCGGTTggctgaaataaaaaaggacCAGGGTTCTAAGGGACCAATCACGaagaggctgctgctccacgAGGTTCCCACAGGAGAGATCGTTGTCAGGCTGGACCTCCAGCTGTTCGAGGAACCTTAA
- the itsn1 gene encoding intersectin-1 isoform X3, translated as MAQFPTTFTGPDVFLISVDERAKHDQQFHSLSPTAGGYITGDQARNFFLQSGLPPPILAQIWALSDMNSDGRMDIHEFSIAMKLIKLKLQGHPLPPTLPPSMKQPPLPLGPPSSFGMAPIPAPLTGVPPLPLPPLPVGVSPPLVSSAPPPLPQPIANGAPPTAMMQPISGFSHQAPPVSKSFNRSSTKLQKGTSFDAASQPPPDWAVPQSSRLKYRQLFNSHDKMMSGHLTGPQARTILMQSNLPQSQLATIWSLSDIDQDGKLTAEEFILAMHLIDMAMSGLPLPPVLPPDYLPPTFRRVRSDSVQSDQKSVQEETEEETESSQEKKLPVTFEDKKRENFERGNLELEKRRQALQEQQRKEQERLAALEREEQERKERERLEQERRRQQELEKQLEKQRELERQREEERRKEIERREAAKRELERQRQLEWERQRRQELLTQRNREQESIVLLKARKKTLEFELEALNDKKTQLEGKLKDVRFRLSAQRREVEQTNQTRETRIAEITLLQQQLQDSQQWLGRLIPDKQSLSDQLKQVQQNSLHRDSLSSLQKAVEQKETSRQQLREQLDAVERETRAKLLEIDAFNTQLKELREIHSRQQRQKQKELDGDTHTQSHIQSQLERKSAELQEQRSEDGVAWRDEPGSSAPKAPSPPSVSTPHAWLNRVTQDEEERKRRVMEEEEEGRKGIRSVDDKEDSTRSKKDMQDKLNKLFSQPADPWATAVEKTPGPSLFEQKASASGFDHQQQQHQQQQQQQQPVKVVYYRALYPFDARSHDEISITPGDIIMVKGEWVDESQTGEPGWLGGELRGRTGWFPANYAERIPESEAPISLRATTSVTPTSAQQPINTPPPAPGHAASSTSSANSNWADFSTTWPSNAASQSDSEGWDAWPTSSTSQNPSLSVPSAQLRQRSAFTPATMTTGSSPSPVLGQGEKVEGLQAQALYPWRAKKDNHLNFNKNEIITVLEQQDMWWLGELQTGQRGWFPKSYVKLISATMTAPVGATARSKNTSESGLSESPPNGKRPSPSPTKPSESGEEYVAMYTYESNEQGDLSFQQGDIVMVTRKEGDWWTGLVGNKTGVFPSNYVKPRDSASESLGPAGKTGSLGKKPEIAQVIAPYTATGAEQLTLAPGQLILIRKKNPGGWWEGELQARGKKRQIGWFPANYVKLLSPSTSKTTPTEPTPPKLAPATTALCQVIGMYDYVAQNDDELAFQKGQVITVLNKDDCDWWKGELNGREGLFPSNYVKLTTDTDPSTQWCADLHLLDMLSPMERKRQGYIHELIVTEENYVNDLQLVTEIFHKPLLECELLTEKEVAMIFVNWKELIMCNIKLLKALRVRKKMSGDRMPVKMIGDILTNQLPHMQPYIRFCSCQLNGATLIQQKTDDNPEIKDFLKRLAMDPRCKGMPLSSFLLKPMQRVTRYPLIIKNILENTPESHPDHSHLKAALEKAEELCSQVNEGVREKENSDRLEWIQAHVQCEGLSEQLVFNSVTNCLGPRKFLHSGKLFKAKSSKELYGFLFNDFLLLTQVTKPLGSSGSDKVFSSKTHLQYRMYKTPIFLNEVLVKLPTDPSGDEPLFHISHIDRVYTLRAESINERTAWVQKIKAASELFIETEKKKREKAYLVRSQRATGIGRLMVNIVEGIELKPCRSHGKSNPYCEVTMGSQCHITKTLQDTLNPKWNSNCQFFIKDLEQDVLCITVFERDQFSPDDFLGRTEIRLAEIKKDQGSKGPITKRLLLHEVPTGEIVVRLDLQLFEEP; from the exons GAAGCTCATCAAGCTGAAACTCCAGGGTCACCCTCTGCCCCCCACCCTTCCTCCCAGTATGAAACAGCCCCCGCTGCCTTTAGGCCCACCGTCCAGCTTTG gCATGGCTCCCATCCCAGCTCCTCTGACAGGCGTGCCCCcactcccccttcctcctctccccgtTGGGGTGTCTCCCCCTCTCGTCTCATCTGCCCCACCACCCCTCCCCCAGCCCATCGCTAACGGAGCTCCACCTACAGCTATGATGCAGCCCATCTCAGGCTTCTCCCACCAAG CTCCACCTGTCAGCAAATCATTTAATCGATCCAGTACCAAGTTACAGAAGGGGACGTCGTTTGATGCTGCTAG TCAGCCTCCTCCTGACTGGGCCGTTCCACAGTCATCAAGGCTGAAGTACCGACAGCTTTTTAACTCCCATGACAAGATGATGAGTGGACACCTCACTG GCCCCCAGGCTCGCACCATCCTGATGCAGTCCAATCTTCCTCAGAGCCAGCTGGCAACAATATG gagCCTATCAGATATTGATCAGGATGGAAAGCTAACAGCTGAGGAGTTTATCTTGGCCATGCACCTCATAGACATGGCTATGTCAGGTCTACCCCTCCCCCCTGTGTTACCTCCTGATTACCTCCCACCAACATTCAG GCGTGTGCGAAGTGACAGTGTTCAGTCAGACCAGAAGAGCGTCCAGGAAGAGACggaggaagagacagaaagCAGCCAGGAAAAGAAACTACCAG TGACATTTGAGGATAAGAAGCGGGAGAATTTTGAGCGAGGAAACCTGGAATTGGAGAAAAGGCGTCAGGCtttgcaggagcagcagaggaaggagcaggagaggctggCTGCGTtagagagagaagagcaggagAGAAAG GAGCGTGAGCgtctggagcaggagaggagaagacAACAGGAGCTAGAGAAGCAActagagaaacagagagagctggagaggcagcgagaggaggagcgACGCAAAGAGATAGAAAGGAGAGAG GCTGCAAAGCGTGAGTtagagcggcagcggcagctggAGTGGGAGCGGCAACGTCGCCAGGAGCTTCTCACTCAAAGAAACCGGGAGCAGGAGAGTATCGTGCTGCTGAAAGCCAGGAAGAAGACGCTGGAGTTTGAACTGGAAGCTCTG AATGATAAGAAGACCCAGCTGGAGGGCAAACTGAAGGATGTTCGGTTTCGCCTTTCAGCTCAGCGCAGAGAGGTGGAACAGACCAATCAGACCAGGGAAACACGCATTGCTGAAATCaccctgctccagcagcagctgcag GACTCCCAGCAATGGCTCGGCAGACTCATTCCTGATAAACAGAGTCTCAGCGACCAGCTAAAACAAGTACAACAGAACAGTCTGCACC GCGATAGTCTGTCGTCCCTGCAGAAGGCTGTGGAGCAGAAGGAGacgagcagacagcagctccgagagcagctggatgctgtggagagagagacgagggccAAACTGCTTGAAATAGATGCTTTCAATACCCAGCTGAAG GAACTAAGAGAGATCCACagccggcagcagagacagaaacaaaaagaactagatggagacacgcacacacagtctcaTATACAAAGCCAGCTGGAGAGGAAGtcggctgagctgcaggagcaaaG GTCAGAAGATGGTGTGGCCTGGAGGGATGAACCAGGAAGCTCTGCACCTAAAGCTCCTAGCCCACCCTCCGTGTCCACGCCTCATGCCTGGCTTAACAGAGTTActcaggatgaggaggagaggaagaggagagtgatggaggaagaagaagagggaagaaAAGGGATACGCTCAGTAGACGACAAGGAAGACAGTACAAGAAGCAAAAAGGACATGCAGGACAAACTAAACAAGCTGTTCAGTCAGCCTGCAGACCCCTGGGCTACAGCAG TAGAGAAAACTCCAGGACCCAGCCTGTTTGAGCAGAAGGCGTCGGCCAGCGGCTTcgaccatcagcagcagcagcatcagcagcaacagcagcaacagcaaccgGTCAAGGTGGTTTACTACAGAGCTCTGTATCCATTTGATGCGCGCAGCCATGATGAAATCAGCATCACCCCTGGAGATATAATCAtg GTGAAGGGGGAATGG GTGGATGAATCCCAAACCGGGGAGCCCGGTTGGCTAGGAGGAGAGCTTAGGGGCAGGACTGGTTGGTTTCCAGCCAATTATGCAGAACGGATACCGGAGAGTGAAGCACCAATCAGCCTGCGAGCTACAACCTCAGTTACTCCGACTTCAGCCCAGCAGCCAATTAATACACCTCCACCCGCCCCTGGGCACGCAGCATCCTCCACGTCATCCGCCAACAGTAACTGGGCCGACTTCAGCACCAC ATGGCCCTCAAATGCAGCCAGCCAGTCGGACAGCGAGGGGTGGGACGCGTGGCCCACTTCCTCAACCAGTCAAAATCCCTCGCTCAGCGTCCCCTCAGCACAGCTACGGCAACGCTCCGCCTTCACGCCTGCAACTATGACCACGGGCTCCTCTCCCTCACCTGTACTGGGCCAA GGGGAGAAGGTGGAAGGCCTCCAGGCTCAGGCCTTGTATCCATGGAGAGCCAAAAAGGATAACCACCTTAACTTCAACAAAAATGAG ATAATAAcggtgctggagcagcaggacatgTGGTGGTTAGGTGAACTACAGACCGGACAGAGAGGCTGGTTCCCCAAAAGTTACGTGAAGCTCATCTCCGCCACCATGACGGCCCCTGTTGGTGCCACAGCACGCAGCAAAAACACTAG TGAGTCTGGACTATCAGAGAGCCCACCTAACGGAAAACGACCCTCCCCTTCTCCAACAAAGCCCAGCGAATCTGGTGAAG AGTACGTGGCCATGTACACCTACGAAAGCAATGAACAAGGGGACCTCAGTTTTCAGCAGGGAGATATCGTCATGGTGACCAGGAAAGAAGGGGACTGGTGGACGGGGCTGGTCGGGAATAAAACTGGAGTTTTCCCGTCGAATTACGTCAAACCACGGGACTCAGCATCAGAG TCACTGGGACCAGCAGGCAAGACAGGAAGCCTGGGAAAGAAGCCAG AGATCGCTCAGGTGATCGCACCCTACACTGCTACAGGCGCAGAGCAGCTGACGTTGGCTCCAGGACAGCTCATCCTCATCAGGAAGAAGAACCCAGGCGGCTGGTGGGAGGGCgagctgcag GCTCGGGGCAAGAAGCGCCAGATCGGTTGGTTTCCAGCCAACTATGTAAAGCTGCTCAGTCCCAGCACCAGTAAGACGACACCCACTGAGCCCACCCCCCCTAAACTGGCTCCAGCCACCACTG CTCTGTGTCAGGTGATTGGCATGTACGACTACGTGGCCCAGAACGATGATGAGTTGGCCTTCCAGAAAGGTCAGGTCATCACGGTGCTCAACAAGGACGACTGTGATTGGTGGAAAGGAGAGCTGAACGGGAGGGAGGGTCTGTTTCCAAGCAACTATGTCAAACTCACCACAGATACGGACCCGAGCACGCAgt GGTGCGCTGACCTGCACCTGCTGGACATGCTGAGCCCCATGGAGCGGAAGAGGCAGGGATACATCCACGAGCTGATCGTCACCGAGGAGAACTACGTCAACGACCTGCAGCTCGTCACAGAG ATCTTCCACAAACCTCTGCTGGAGTGTGAGCTGCTGACGGAGAAAGAAGTAGCCATGATCTTTGTGAACTGGAAGGAGCTCATCATGTGCAACATCAAGCTGCTCAA GGCTCTGAGGGTCAGGAAGAAGATGTCAGGGGACCGCATGCCGGTGAAGATGATCGGCGACATCCTCACCAACCAGCTGCCTCACATGCAGCCCTACATCAG ATTCTGTTCGTGTCAGCTCAACGGCGCCACGCTGATCCAGCAGAAAACCGACGACAACCCTGAAATCAAAGATTTCCTGAAG AGGTTGGCCATGGACCCCAGGTGTAAAGGAATGCCCCTGTCTAGCTTCCTGCTCAAACCCATGCAGAGAGTCACGCGCTACCCGCTCATCATCAAGAAC atTTTAGAAAATACTCCAGAGTCGCATCCAGACCACAGCCACCTGAAGGCCGCTCtggagaaagcagaggagctgtgttcacag GTGAACGAGGGCGTCCGGGAGAAGGAGAACTCTGATCGTCTGGAGTGGATTCAGGCCCATGTCCAGTGTGAGGGTCTGTCGGAG CAACTGGTGTTTAACTCTGTCACCAACTGTCTGGGACCCAGGAAGTTCCTCCACAGCGGGAAGCTGTTCAAAGCCAAAAGCAGCAAAGAGCTCTACGGCTTCCTGTTCAAtgacttcctgctgctgacgcAG GTGACCAAACCTCTGGGCTCATCTGGCTCCGACAAAGTCTTCTCCTCCAAAACACACCTGCAGTACCGCATGTACAAGACG CCAATCTTCTTAAATGAAGTGTTAGTGAAGCTGCCAACGGACCCGTCAGGAGACGAGCCTCTGTTCCACATCTCCCACATAGACAGAGTTTACACACTCAGAGCTGAGAGCATCAATGAACG AACGGCGTGGGTTCAGAAAATTAAGGCTGCTTCAGAACTCTTCATTGAgacggagaagaagaagagagagaaggcTTATCTAG TTCGCTCTCAGAGGGCTACAGGCATCGGCAGACTGATGGTCAACATCGTGGAGGGAATCGAGCTCAAGCCCTGTCGCTCCCATG GGAAGAGTAACCCGTACTGCGAGGTGACCATGGGATCCCAGTGCCATATCACCAAGACGCTGCAG GACACGTTGAATCCTAAGTGGAACTCCAATTGTCAGTTTTTTATAAAGGACCTGGAACAGGACGTCCTCTGTATCACTGTTTTTGAACGTGACCAGTTCTCGCCTGACG ACTTCCTCGGCAGGACTGAGATTCGGTTggctgaaataaaaaaggacCAGGGTTCTAAGGGACCAATCACGaagaggctgctgctccacgAGGTTCCCACAGGAGAGATCGTTGTCAGGCTGGACCTCCAGCTGTTCGAGGAACCTTAA